The proteins below come from a single Tissierella sp. MB52-C2 genomic window:
- a CDS encoding GAF domain-containing protein: MFKLDGIKDMNQEERLRYMVLLVKGQLSSEQDDLANISNVTGIIMACVDRLNWAGFYMLRDNELVLGPFQGLPACNRIGIGKGVCGNAAETREIQLVPDVHLFPGHIACDSQSNSELVIPIIKNDKVYGVLDLDSPEKNRFTELEKKYFANLVDILNQNINWEKI, from the coding sequence ATGTTTAAATTAGATGGAATAAAGGATATGAATCAGGAAGAAAGATTGAGATATATGGTTCTTCTTGTAAAGGGACAGCTTAGTTCAGAGCAAGATGATTTAGCAAATATTTCAAATGTAACAGGTATAATAATGGCCTGTGTAGATAGATTAAATTGGGCAGGGTTTTATATGCTAAGAGATAATGAATTGGTTTTAGGGCCATTTCAGGGATTACCAGCTTGTAATAGAATAGGTATAGGTAAGGGAGTTTGTGGAAATGCAGCGGAGACTAGAGAAATTCAATTAGTGCCAGATGTACACTTGTTTCCAGGCCATATTGCCTGTGATTCTCAGTCTAATTCAGAACTTGTTATACCAATAATAAAAAATGATAAAGTCTATGGAGTATTGGATTTAGACAGTCCAGAAAAAAATAGATTTACAGAATTAGAGAAAAAGTACTTTGCTAATCTTGTAGATATATTAAATCAAAATATAAATTGGGAAAAAATATAA
- a CDS encoding aminoacyl-histidine dipeptidase, which produces MTILEGLKPQRVMYYFEEMSKIPRCSYDEQRISDYLSNVGKALGLEVIQDKALNIIIRKPAYKGYENSPTVILQGHMDMVGEKTDSSNHDFSKDPIKLEVEGDYIIAKETTLGADNGIAVAMALAILESKDIPHPPLEVLITSNEESGMTGAAALDPENITGKILINIDSEEEGKILVSCAGGERNLITIPVEWNETLDDEDIYEIVVSGLKGGHSGMEIDKGRGNSNKIMGRVLERLNRSIDINLYHIEGGSKSNAIPRYAKAVISMEKANIEKANLSIKEIEKELRFELLSVDKDIELSFTKTKDKKDRAFSKETTKKIISFLMLFPNGVYTMSMDIEGLVESSNNLGVVKTTDDSVTMESAIRSSVGSLKTYIADQIRLLAENLGAEWESTSSYPAWEYSRESYIRDIFKDVYKEIYNKDINIDAIHAGLECGLFKEKFVNMDMVSFGPNIYGVHAPGEKLSISSTERSYNLLSKVLEKIH; this is translated from the coding sequence ATGACAATTTTAGAAGGACTCAAGCCACAAAGGGTAATGTACTATTTTGAAGAAATGTCTAAAATACCTAGATGTTCCTATGATGAACAAAGAATAAGTGACTACTTATCTAATGTAGGTAAAGCGTTAGGGTTAGAAGTTATACAAGATAAGGCTTTAAATATAATTATAAGAAAGCCAGCTTATAAAGGGTATGAAAATAGTCCCACTGTAATATTACAAGGGCATATGGATATGGTGGGAGAAAAGACAGATAGTTCAAATCATGATTTTTCGAAAGACCCTATAAAGCTTGAGGTGGAGGGAGATTATATTATAGCTAAAGAGACTACCCTTGGAGCTGATAATGGTATTGCAGTAGCCATGGCATTGGCTATATTAGAGTCAAAGGATATACCTCATCCCCCATTGGAAGTTCTTATAACATCCAATGAGGAATCTGGTATGACTGGAGCAGCAGCCCTAGACCCAGAAAATATAACAGGAAAAATACTAATAAACATAGATTCGGAAGAAGAAGGAAAAATTCTTGTAAGTTGTGCAGGTGGTGAAAGAAACCTAATTACTATTCCAGTAGAATGGAATGAAACATTAGATGATGAAGATATATATGAAATAGTAGTATCTGGACTTAAGGGCGGACATTCTGGAATGGAAATTGATAAAGGCAGAGGAAATTCCAATAAGATAATGGGAAGAGTACTTGAAAGGCTAAATAGATCAATTGATATAAACTTATACCATATAGAAGGTGGTTCTAAGTCAAATGCTATTCCTAGATATGCAAAAGCAGTCATATCTATGGAAAAAGCTAATATAGAAAAGGCTAATCTAAGTATTAAAGAAATAGAAAAAGAATTAAGGTTTGAATTACTTTCTGTTGATAAAGATATTGAATTATCCTTTACAAAAACAAAGGACAAAAAAGATAGGGCATTTTCTAAGGAGACTACAAAAAAGATAATTTCATTTTTAATGCTTTTTCCAAATGGAGTTTATACTATGAGTATGGATATTGAAGGTCTAGTAGAAAGTTCAAATAATCTAGGTGTTGTAAAAACTACTGATGATAGTGTAACTATGGAATCTGCCATAAGATCTTCAGTTGGAAGTTTAAAGACTTATATAGCAGACCAAATAAGATTGCTTGCAGAAAACCTTGGTGCAGAGTGGGAAAGTACCTCATCTTATCCTGCTTGGGAATATAGCAGAGAATCATATATAAGAGATATATTTAAAGATGTATATAAAGAAATATATAATAAAGACATAAATATTGATGCTATACATGCAGGACTTGAATGTGGATTATTTAAAGAAAAGTTTGTTAATATGGATATGGTGTCCTTTGGACCAAATATATATGGAGTACATGCACCAGGTGAAAAGCTTAGTATTTCTTCTACAGAAAGATCTTATAATTTACTTTCGAAAGTATTAGAAAAAATTCATTAA
- a CDS encoding DUF1292 domain-containing protein: MDNKKDETFEYNDEHCGGCGCGCDCDDHDHEVDGFDFEDMDENDIIYLTLDDDTELECNVLGIFEVEDVEYIALLPMGDDEVLLYRYVELEDNEFDLLPIENEEEFGTVSEAFEALFIDDEDFVEYENYDELDDEE; the protein is encoded by the coding sequence ATGGATAATAAAAAAGATGAAACTTTTGAATACAACGACGAGCATTGTGGTGGCTGCGGTTGTGGATGCGACTGCGATGACCATGATCATGAAGTAGATGGTTTTGACTTTGAAGATATGGATGAAAATGATATAATATATCTTACACTTGATGATGATACTGAATTAGAATGTAATGTTCTAGGTATATTTGAAGTTGAAGATGTTGAATATATTGCATTATTACCAATGGGCGATGATGAGGTACTACTTTATAGATATGTTGAATTAGAAGATAATGAATTTGATTTATTGCCGATTGAAAATGAAGAAGAATTTGGAACTGTATCAGAAGCTTTCGAGGCTCTATTCATCGATGATGAAGATTTTGTAGAGTATGAAAACTATGATGAGTTAGATGACGAAGAATAG
- a CDS encoding TIGR01212 family radical SAM protein (This family includes YhcC from E. coli K-12, an uncharacterized radical SAM protein.), which produces MNQITVYNTYSKYLSDKFGEKVYKLPISLPLTCPNRDGTVGRGGCIFCGEEGGSFESLSSSISIREQLEKNKKYIGDRYKAKKFIAYFQNFTNTYLPFESFKECIDQVLLKDIVGISISTRPDCINDSYLEYLSTIKDMHNIDITIELGLQTVNYSTLEKINRGHTLAEFIDASIRIKKYNLRNCTHIILNLPWDEDVDVIENAKILSALGVDEVKLHALYIVDGTALGTLYKNGEITLISKEEYIERVILFLEYLDPNIVIQRIIGRAPEENSLFVNWNESWWKIRDTVISLMESRNSKQGIKFDYLNGKGIRKFQ; this is translated from the coding sequence TTGAATCAAATAACAGTATATAATACCTATTCTAAATATTTGAGTGATAAATTTGGTGAAAAGGTATATAAACTACCTATATCTTTACCGTTAACTTGTCCCAATAGGGATGGAACTGTGGGGAGAGGAGGTTGTATATTTTGTGGAGAGGAAGGTGGATCTTTTGAAAGCCTATCATCCTCCATATCAATAAGAGAACAGCTTGAAAAGAATAAAAAATATATAGGAGATAGATATAAAGCAAAAAAATTTATAGCCTATTTTCAAAATTTTACAAATACTTACTTACCTTTTGAAAGCTTTAAAGAATGTATAGATCAAGTTTTATTAAAGGATATAGTTGGTATATCTATTTCAACTCGCCCAGATTGTATTAATGACAGCTATTTAGAATATTTATCAACAATTAAAGATATGCATAATATAGATATAACAATTGAATTAGGACTTCAAACAGTAAACTATTCTACTTTAGAAAAGATTAACAGAGGTCATACATTAGCTGAATTTATAGATGCAAGTATAAGGATTAAAAAATACAATTTAAGAAACTGTACACATATAATATTAAACCTGCCTTGGGATGAAGATGTTGATGTAATTGAAAATGCTAAGATATTGTCAGCCTTAGGCGTAGATGAGGTAAAACTACATGCACTATATATTGTTGATGGAACAGCTCTAGGGACATTATATAAAAATGGAGAAATAACCTTAATATCTAAAGAAGAATATATAGAAAGAGTAATATTGTTTTTAGAATATCTTGACCCTAATATTGTAATCCAAAGAATTATAGGAAGAGCACCAGAGGAAAATTCACTATTTGTTAATTGGAATGAGTCTTGGTGGAAAATAAGAGACACAGTAATATCCTTAATGGAGTCCAGAAATTCAAAACAAGGTATTAAGTTTGATTATTTAAATGGAAAAGGAATAAGGAAGTTTCAATAA
- a CDS encoding DUF1540 domain-containing protein translates to MHNEEITQGVKCVVNSCHYYKSGDLCTAGKIEILPRDASTAEETDCGTFKSMK, encoded by the coding sequence ATGCATAACGAAGAAATCACTCAAGGCGTAAAATGTGTAGTAAATTCTTGTCACTATTATAAATCAGGAGATTTATGTACAGCTGGTAAAATCGAAATATTACCTAGAGATGCTTCTACAGCAGAAGAAACAGATTGCGGTACATTTAAATCTATGAAATAA
- a CDS encoding pseudouridine synthase, translating to MVKKERLDKVLANMGYGSRKDVKKFIKDGKVKVNNSIICDNEFKVNPYEDKIFFGDEEVLYREHIYLMMNKPQGLVSSTDDPRTRTVIDLLEEEYLIYKPFPVGRLDKDTEGLLMISNDGKLAHELLSPKKGVNKKYYVEVDGYVEDKYIEVFKEGVTLEDGYKTLPADLEIINGNIVSKVYLTIQEGKFHQVKRMFESIGMKVLFLKRISMGPLVLDQSLEPGTYRELTETEISLLKEL from the coding sequence ATGGTAAAAAAAGAAAGACTAGATAAAGTCCTTGCTAATATGGGATATGGAAGTAGAAAAGATGTAAAAAAATTTATAAAAGATGGTAAAGTAAAGGTAAATAATAGTATTATTTGTGATAATGAATTTAAGGTAAATCCTTATGAAGATAAAATTTTTTTTGGTGATGAAGAAGTTTTATATAGAGAACATATTTATCTTATGATGAATAAGCCTCAAGGGCTTGTATCATCCACTGATGATCCTAGAACTAGAACTGTAATAGACTTATTAGAAGAAGAATATTTAATTTACAAACCCTTTCCCGTAGGAAGATTGGATAAAGATACAGAGGGACTTTTAATGATAAGTAATGACGGCAAATTAGCCCATGAATTACTATCTCCTAAAAAAGGAGTAAATAAAAAATACTATGTAGAAGTAGATGGATATGTTGAAGATAAATATATTGAAGTTTTCAAAGAAGGAGTTACTTTAGAAGACGGATATAAGACTTTACCTGCAGATCTAGAGATAATAAATGGTAATATAGTATCTAAAGTATATTTAACTATACAGGAGGGAAAATTTCATCAAGTAAAAAGAATGTTTGAAAGCATTGGGATGAAAGTTTTATTTCTAAAGAGAATTTCCATGGGACCATTGGTCTTAGATCAGTCGCTGGAACCAGGCACATATAGAGAGTTAACAGAAACAGAAATATCTTTATTAAAAGAGCTATAA
- the steA gene encoding putative cytokinetic ring protein SteA yields the protein MYVKGIIKKDKKTKKLVNRLESKDIAIISHKDLDEIAALSLVDKKIACIINTEKTISGKYPNRGPAILMEKDIPIFEVETEDIFHKVKEGDTIEILDETIMFEGKEIGKCTYISPSMIEELTKLGYDNIERELDAFIENTLEYAKKEKSLVTGNIKIPRINTEINERHALIVVRGKDYKVDLATIKSYIEDVKPVLIGVDGGGDALLEFGFTPDIIIGDMDSVSDKALLMAKDVIVHAYANGKAPGLERVKSIGIEPKIFTLPGTSEDIALLLAYEKGADLIVAVGTHTNMIDFLEKGRKGMSSTFLVRLKVGGKLVDARGVNKLYTSTFKPKYLWFILVAALIPISILILINPITRSLLTLFKIKLRLFLGQ from the coding sequence ATGTATGTAAAGGGAATTATTAAAAAAGATAAGAAAACAAAAAAATTAGTGAATAGATTAGAGAGTAAGGATATTGCCATTATATCTCATAAAGATTTGGATGAAATAGCTGCTTTATCTCTAGTAGATAAAAAAATAGCCTGTATAATAAATACAGAAAAAACCATAAGTGGGAAGTACCCCAATAGGGGTCCAGCTATTTTAATGGAAAAAGATATACCAATATTTGAAGTTGAAACTGAAGATATATTCCACAAGGTTAAAGAAGGAGATACAATTGAAATCCTTGACGAGACAATAATGTTTGAGGGAAAAGAAATAGGAAAATGCACATATATTAGTCCTAGTATGATTGAAGAATTGACAAAATTAGGTTATGATAATATAGAGAGGGAATTAGACGCCTTTATTGAAAATACATTAGAATATGCAAAAAAAGAAAAAAGTCTAGTTACTGGAAATATTAAAATACCTAGAATTAATACAGAGATAAATGAAAGACACGCATTGATAGTAGTAAGAGGAAAAGATTATAAGGTGGATTTAGCAACTATAAAATCCTACATAGAAGATGTAAAGCCAGTATTGATAGGAGTAGATGGCGGCGGAGATGCTTTGCTAGAATTTGGATTTACTCCAGATATTATAATTGGAGATATGGACAGTGTATCTGATAAGGCATTATTAATGGCAAAAGATGTAATAGTCCATGCCTACGCCAATGGAAAAGCCCCAGGATTAGAAAGAGTTAAGTCCATAGGAATAGAGCCTAAAATCTTTACATTGCCTGGAACCAGTGAAGATATAGCCTTGCTTTTAGCATATGAAAAAGGTGCCGATTTAATTGTAGCAGTAGGCACTCATACAAATATGATCGATTTTTTAGAGAAAGGCAGAAAAGGCATGTCTAGTACGTTTCTAGTGAGATTAAAGGTTGGTGGAAAACTGGTAGATGCTAGGGGTGTAAATAAACTTTATACTTCTACATTTAAACCGAAATATTTGTGGTTTATTCTAGTAGCAGCTCTTATTCCAATATCTATCTTAATTCTTATAAATCCTATTACTAGAAGTTTATTAACATTATTTAAAATTAAATTAAGATTATTTTTAGGTCAATAA